A genome region from Pseudomonas helmanticensis includes the following:
- the dcd gene encoding dCTP deaminase yields the protein MSIKSDKWIRRMAQEHGMIEPFVERQVRGNDDNRVISYGVSSYGYDVRCTNHFKVFTNINSSIVDPKNFDPGSFVDVHSDVCIIPPNSFALASTVEYFRIPRNVLTICLGKSTYARCGIIVNVTPLEPEWEGHVTLEFSNTTNLPAKIYANEGVAQMLFLESDEECEVSYKDRGGKYQGQRGVTLPRT from the coding sequence ATGAGCATCAAATCGGACAAGTGGATTCGCCGCATGGCGCAGGAACACGGCATGATCGAGCCCTTCGTTGAGCGCCAGGTGCGTGGCAACGACGACAACCGAGTGATCTCCTACGGTGTGTCGAGCTACGGCTACGATGTGCGTTGCACCAATCATTTCAAGGTGTTTACCAACATAAACTCGTCGATCGTCGACCCGAAAAACTTCGATCCGGGCAGCTTCGTCGACGTCCACAGTGATGTCTGCATCATTCCGCCGAACTCGTTCGCACTGGCCAGCACCGTCGAATATTTCCGCATTCCGCGCAACGTATTGACCATATGCCTGGGCAAGAGCACCTACGCGCGCTGCGGCATTATCGTTAACGTCACTCCGCTCGAACCAGAGTGGGAGGGTCACGTGACCCTGGAATTTTCCAACACCACCAACCTGCCGGCAAAAATCTACGCCAACGAAGGCGTGGCGCAGATGCTCTTCCTCGAATCCGATGAGGAATGTGAAGTTTCCTACAAGGATCGCGGCGGCAAGTACCAGGGCCAGCGTGGCGTGACTCTGCCGCGTACCTGA
- a CDS encoding cold-shock protein, whose protein sequence is MSNRQTGTVKWFNDEKGFGFITPQSGDDLFVHFKAIQSDGFKSLKEGQQVSFIATRGQKGMQAEEVQVI, encoded by the coding sequence ATGTCTAATCGCCAAACCGGTACCGTTAAGTGGTTCAACGATGAAAAAGGCTTCGGCTTCATCACTCCACAATCCGGTGACGACCTGTTCGTTCACTTCAAAGCTATCCAATCCGACGGCTTCAAAAGCCTGAAAGAAGGCCAACAGGTTTCTTTCATCGCTACCCGCGGTCAGAAAGGCATGCAAGCTGAAGAAGTACAAGTTATCTAA
- a CDS encoding DUF481 domain-containing protein, whose translation MLSRTLLCLAVFSASTPLLADTVWLKNGDKLSGTITVFDGGKLLIQTKYAGAVTIDWKEVKTLNSDQHLLVKQDAYTAEVSKSLTAAEDGKVTLANGEAPRTVELASIQQILKPKPVVEDLVWKGNVDMALDYQRAEKDTDDYDVGFKTSARHGRWRHTAEGEYNREVQDDEVTTNNWRAEYSLDRFLTDKWFWQGRLNYKRDYVEELSRQRVVGTGPGYQFWDDELGAFSLGSLLNRTDYEYSDGGKDNFYSVAMKWDYNRYLIGKKVEFFTNGEIGKPLSGVADYALDAEMGLRYKVTDWASLNLKAERDIISGTNDADLSKTRYTAGFGVAW comes from the coding sequence ATGTTGTCCAGAACCTTGCTGTGCCTTGCTGTTTTCAGTGCGTCTACGCCCCTGCTTGCCGACACCGTCTGGTTGAAGAACGGTGACAAGTTGAGCGGCACAATCACCGTGTTCGATGGCGGTAAGCTGTTGATCCAGACCAAGTATGCCGGTGCCGTCACGATTGACTGGAAAGAGGTCAAGACTCTGAACAGTGATCAGCATTTGCTGGTCAAGCAGGACGCTTACACCGCAGAGGTGTCGAAATCGCTGACCGCCGCTGAAGATGGCAAGGTCACCCTGGCCAATGGCGAAGCACCGAGAACGGTCGAGCTGGCGAGCATTCAGCAGATTCTCAAGCCTAAACCGGTGGTCGAGGATCTGGTCTGGAAGGGTAATGTCGATATGGCGCTCGATTATCAGCGCGCTGAAAAGGACACCGACGACTACGACGTTGGCTTCAAGACGTCTGCTCGTCACGGCCGCTGGCGTCACACCGCCGAAGGCGAATACAACCGCGAAGTGCAGGACGACGAGGTCACCACCAACAACTGGCGCGCCGAATACTCCCTCGACCGTTTCCTGACGGACAAATGGTTCTGGCAGGGGCGTTTGAATTACAAGCGTGATTACGTCGAAGAGTTGTCCCGTCAGCGCGTGGTCGGTACCGGTCCGGGTTATCAGTTCTGGGATGACGAGCTGGGTGCGTTCTCGCTGGGCTCGCTGCTCAACCGTACCGATTACGAGTACAGCGATGGCGGCAAGGACAACTTCTACTCGGTCGCAATGAAGTGGGACTACAACCGTTACCTGATCGGCAAAAAGGTCGAGTTCTTCACTAACGGTGAAATCGGCAAGCCGTTGTCCGGCGTGGCTGACTATGCGCTGGATGCCGAGATGGGCTTGCGCTACAAGGTCACGGACTGGGCGTCGCTGAACCTCAAGGCCGAGCGCGATATCATCAGCGGCACCAACGATGCTGACTTGAGCAAAACCCGTTACACCGCAGGGTTTGGCGTGGCCTGGTAA
- a CDS encoding MGMT family protein gives MTDPTHEADSEAQIRRTALYSTLAQVPEGKVVSYGQLAELAGLGRAARWVGRTLSQLPSDTKLPWHRVLGAGGRISLPLGTPSGDEQRARLRTEGITVRNNRVDIQRHGWRPVEHSG, from the coding sequence GTGACAGACCCGACCCACGAAGCTGACAGCGAAGCGCAAATCCGACGCACGGCGCTCTACTCGACCCTCGCGCAAGTGCCCGAAGGTAAAGTCGTCAGCTATGGCCAGTTAGCCGAACTCGCCGGATTGGGGCGCGCCGCGCGCTGGGTCGGCCGCACCTTAAGCCAGTTGCCTAGCGACACCAAACTGCCCTGGCACCGCGTATTGGGCGCCGGCGGTCGGATCAGCCTGCCGCTGGGCACACCCTCAGGCGATGAACAACGGGCGCGATTGCGCACGGAAGGCATCACCGTCCGGAATAATCGTGTGGATATTCAGCGTCATGGCTGGCGTCCGGTAGAGCACAGCGGTTAG
- a CDS encoding AmpG family muropeptide MFS transporter, translated as MPRKTWRAALAAYASPSTLVLLLLGFAAGLPYMLVFSTLSVWLREAGVARETIGYASLIGLAYAFKWVWSPLLDQWRLPLLGKLGRRRSWLVLSQVLVILGLIGMGFCDPQKHLSWLIAIAVVVAFASATQDIAVDAYRLEIAEDNRQAALAASYMSGYRVAALLATAGALFFAEGFGSTGFNYKHSAWTGTYVLFGALMVPALLTTLFMREPPVPLRTQLQAGRYTFMHQLMSVFVLIVLLVSVPAMFTQLYNTDFASVLFGGMSPLDLLLEDRAFLRAILYTLLTGLCLSTMGRRGLAPVLTPVNDFILRYRWQALLLLGLIATYRMSDTVMGVMANVFYIDQGFTKDQIASVSKIFGLIMTLVGAGMGGLLIVRFGILPILFIGGVASAATNLLFVMLADMGPNLQMLVVTISLDNFSSGLATSAFVAYLSSLTNLKFSATQYALLSSIMLLLPRLMGGYSGVMVEKFGYHSFFLITALLGVPTLVLIALHWFQESRRAGPTPTPEPVPTPVAEES; from the coding sequence ATGCCCCGTAAAACCTGGCGCGCCGCGCTCGCCGCCTATGCCAGTCCTTCGACGCTCGTGCTGTTGTTGCTCGGTTTCGCCGCCGGCCTGCCGTACATGCTGGTGTTTTCGACGCTTTCAGTCTGGCTGCGTGAAGCGGGCGTCGCCCGTGAAACCATCGGTTACGCCAGCCTGATCGGTCTGGCCTATGCGTTCAAATGGGTCTGGTCACCGTTACTCGACCAATGGCGCCTGCCGTTGCTCGGCAAGCTTGGCCGTCGCCGTTCATGGCTGGTGCTCTCACAGGTGCTGGTGATCCTCGGCCTGATCGGCATGGGTTTCTGCGATCCGCAGAAACATCTGTCCTGGCTGATCGCAATTGCCGTTGTCGTCGCTTTCGCCTCTGCCACCCAGGACATTGCGGTCGACGCCTATCGCCTGGAAATCGCCGAGGACAACCGTCAGGCCGCCCTCGCCGCCAGCTACATGTCCGGTTATCGTGTCGCAGCCCTGCTCGCCACTGCTGGCGCACTGTTTTTCGCTGAAGGCTTCGGCTCGACTGGCTTCAACTATAAACACTCGGCCTGGACCGGCACTTACGTGCTGTTCGGCGCATTGATGGTGCCCGCGCTGCTGACCACGCTGTTCATGCGCGAGCCACCCGTGCCGTTGCGCACCCAGCTGCAGGCCGGGCGCTACACCTTCATGCATCAATTGATGTCGGTATTCGTGCTGATCGTCCTGCTGGTGTCCGTACCGGCGATGTTCACCCAGCTCTACAACACCGACTTCGCCAGCGTGCTGTTCGGCGGCATGAGCCCGCTTGACCTGCTGCTCGAAGACCGCGCCTTCCTGCGCGCCATTCTCTATACGCTGCTGACCGGTCTGTGCCTGTCGACCATGGGCCGCCGCGGCTTGGCGCCGGTACTGACGCCAGTCAACGACTTCATCCTGCGTTACCGCTGGCAGGCGCTGTTGCTGCTCGGCCTGATCGCCACCTATCGAATGTCGGACACGGTGATGGGCGTCATGGCCAACGTGTTCTATATCGACCAGGGTTTCACCAAGGATCAGATCGCCAGCGTGAGCAAGATCTTCGGCCTGATCATGACCCTCGTCGGTGCAGGCATGGGCGGTCTGCTGATCGTGCGTTTCGGCATTCTGCCGATTCTGTTCATCGGCGGCGTAGCCTCGGCGGCGACCAACCTGCTGTTCGTGATGCTGGCCGACATGGGCCCGAACCTGCAGATGCTGGTGGTGACCATTTCCCTCGACAACTTCAGCTCGGGCCTCGCCACATCGGCGTTCGTTGCCTATTTGTCGAGCCTGACCAACCTGAAGTTCTCGGCGACGCAATACGCCCTGCTCAGCTCGATCATGCTGCTGCTGCCACGCCTGATGGGGGGGTATTCCGGGGTGATGGTCGAGAAGTTCGGGTATCACAGCTTCTTCCTCATCACCGCCCTGCTTGGCGTGCCGACCCTGGTGCTGATCGCCCTGCACTGGTTCCAGGAAAGCCGCCGCGCAGGCCCGACACCAACGCCGGAGCCGGTACCGACGCCGGTCGCGGAAGAATCGTAA
- a CDS encoding proline--tRNA ligase gives MRTSQFLLATQKETPSDAVVISHQLMLRAGMIRKLASGLYTWLPMGLRVMRKVEAIVREEMNAAGSLEVLMPSTQPAELWQESGRWEEYGPELLRIKDRHGRDFCAGPTHEEVITDLMRNELSSYKQLPINLYQIQTKFRDEIRPRFGLMRGREFIMKDSYSFHADQASLQITYDRMHEAYCNIFTRLGLKFRPVEADNGSIGGAGSHEFHVLAESGEDDIVFSNGSDYAANIEKAEAVPRETSRAAATEELRLVDTPDTKTIAALVEKFNLPIEKTIKTLIVRAEEEGKLIALVIRGDHELNEIKAAQQPGVANPLVMATDAELRDAIGAGAGSLGPLNLPLPIIIDRSVELMSDFGIGANIDDKHYFGVNWERDLPVPTVADLRNVVAGDPSPDGKGTLEIKRGIEVGHIFQLGNKYSKAMKCEVLGENGKPVTLEMGCYGIGVSRVVAAAIEQNNDANGIIWSDTLAPFQIALVPLRYETEQVREATDKLYAELTAAGFEVLLDDRDKKTSPGIKFADMELIGIPHRIVVSDRGLAEGNLEYKSRTEGEAQALPVADVLSFLQARIRR, from the coding sequence ATGCGCACCAGTCAATTTTTGCTCGCCACACAGAAAGAAACGCCTTCCGATGCGGTCGTCATCAGCCACCAGCTGATGCTGCGCGCCGGCATGATCCGCAAACTCGCCTCGGGCCTGTACACCTGGCTGCCGATGGGCCTGCGGGTTATGCGCAAGGTTGAAGCCATCGTTCGCGAAGAGATGAACGCCGCCGGCTCTCTGGAAGTGTTGATGCCGAGCACCCAACCGGCCGAGCTGTGGCAGGAATCGGGGCGCTGGGAAGAATACGGCCCTGAGCTGCTGCGCATCAAAGACCGCCACGGTCGCGACTTCTGCGCGGGCCCGACCCACGAAGAAGTGATCACCGATCTGATGCGCAACGAGTTGAGCAGCTACAAACAGCTGCCAATCAACCTGTACCAGATCCAGACCAAATTCCGTGACGAAATCCGTCCACGCTTCGGTTTGATGCGCGGCCGCGAATTCATCATGAAGGACTCGTACTCCTTCCACGCGGATCAGGCGTCGCTGCAGATCACTTATGACCGCATGCATGAAGCCTACTGCAACATCTTCACGCGTCTGGGCCTGAAATTCCGTCCGGTTGAAGCCGACAACGGTTCGATCGGCGGCGCCGGCTCCCACGAATTCCACGTGCTGGCCGAATCCGGCGAAGACGACATCGTCTTCAGCAACGGTTCCGACTACGCGGCGAACATCGAGAAGGCCGAAGCGGTGCCTCGCGAGACTTCGCGCGCTGCTGCGACCGAAGAGCTGCGCCTGGTCGATACGCCAGACACCAAAACCATCGCGGCGCTGGTGGAAAAATTCAATCTGCCGATTGAAAAGACCATCAAGACCCTGATCGTGCGCGCCGAAGAAGAAGGCAAACTGATCGCACTGGTCATCCGTGGCGACCACGAACTCAACGAAATCAAGGCTGCCCAGCAACCAGGCGTGGCCAACCCGCTGGTCATGGCCACCGATGCCGAACTGCGTGACGCCATTGGCGCCGGCGCCGGTTCGCTCGGCCCGCTGAACCTGCCACTGCCAATCATCATCGACCGTTCGGTCGAGCTGATGAGCGACTTCGGCATCGGCGCGAACATCGATGACAAGCATTACTTCGGCGTGAACTGGGAGCGTGATTTGCCAGTTCCGACCGTAGCTGATCTGCGCAACGTTGTTGCCGGCGACCCAAGCCCGGACGGCAAGGGCACGCTGGAAATCAAACGCGGCATCGAAGTCGGGCACATCTTCCAGCTGGGCAACAAGTACAGCAAGGCGATGAAGTGCGAAGTGCTGGGCGAGAACGGCAAGCCAGTGACCCTGGAAATGGGTTGCTATGGCATCGGCGTTTCCCGCGTGGTGGCTGCCGCCATCGAGCAGAACAACGACGCCAACGGCATCATCTGGAGCGACACCCTCGCGCCATTCCAGATCGCCCTGGTACCGCTGCGTTATGAAACCGAGCAGGTGCGCGAAGCCACCGACAAGCTGTACGCCGAACTGACGGCGGCCGGCTTCGAAGTGCTGCTGGACGATCGCGACAAGAAAACCAGCCCGGGCATCAAGTTCGCGGACATGGAGCTGATCGGCATTCCACACCGGATCGTGGTCAGCGACCGCGGCCTCGCCGAAGGCAACCTGGAATACAAGAGCCGGACCGAAGGCGAAGCGCAAGCACTGCCGGTGGCCGACGTATTGTCCTTCCTGCAGGCCCGTATCCGCCGCTGA
- the dinB gene encoding DNA polymerase IV: protein MTQRKIIHIDCDCFYAAIEMRDDPRLAGKPLAVGGSADRRGVIATCNYEARAYGVRSAMASGHALKLCPDLTIVKPRMDAYREASKEIHTIFADYTDLIEPLSLDEAYLDVSDSAHFGGSATRIAQDIRRRVSNQLHITVSAGVAPNKFLAKIASDWKKPNGLFVITPDQVEDFVSGLPVSKLHGVGKVTADKLGKHGIVDCSQLREWDKLALVREFGSFGERLWSLARGIDERLVHNDSRRQSISVENTYDVDLPDLRSCLDKLPELLDTLKTRMARIDSSYRPGKPFVKVKFHDFTQTTLEQAGAGRDLGSYQLMLTQAFNRGGKPVRLLGVGVRLEDLRGGFEQMELFER from the coding sequence ATGACTCAGCGAAAAATCATCCACATCGACTGCGATTGTTTCTACGCCGCCATCGAGATGCGCGATGACCCGCGTCTGGCCGGCAAGCCGTTGGCGGTGGGTGGTTCGGCGGATCGGCGTGGGGTGATCGCCACCTGCAACTATGAGGCGCGGGCGTATGGCGTGCGTTCGGCGATGGCTTCGGGGCATGCCTTGAAACTGTGCCCGGACCTGACCATCGTCAAGCCGCGCATGGACGCCTATCGCGAAGCCTCGAAAGAAATTCACACGATCTTTGCCGACTACACCGACCTGATCGAGCCGTTGTCACTGGATGAGGCTTATCTGGATGTGTCGGACAGCGCGCATTTCGGCGGCAGCGCCACGCGTATCGCCCAGGACATTCGTCGCCGGGTCTCCAATCAATTGCACATCACCGTTTCCGCTGGCGTAGCGCCGAACAAGTTTCTGGCGAAAATTGCCAGTGACTGGAAAAAGCCCAACGGTTTGTTCGTGATTACCCCGGATCAGGTCGAGGACTTTGTCAGCGGTTTGCCGGTGAGCAAATTGCACGGCGTCGGCAAAGTCACCGCCGACAAGCTGGGCAAGCACGGCATCGTCGACTGCTCGCAATTGCGCGAGTGGGACAAACTGGCGCTGGTACGCGAATTCGGCAGTTTCGGTGAACGACTGTGGAGTCTGGCGCGTGGGATTGATGAGCGCTTGGTGCACAACGACAGTCGGCGTCAGTCGATCAGCGTGGAAAATACCTACGACGTTGATCTGCCGGATTTGCGCAGTTGCCTGGATAAGTTGCCGGAGTTGCTCGACACCCTGAAAACCCGCATGGCGCGGATCGACAGCAGTTACCGACCGGGCAAACCGTTCGTCAAAGTGAAGTTCCATGACTTTACCCAGACGACGCTGGAGCAGGCCGGGGCAGGGCGGGATCTGGGCAGTTATCAGTTGATGTTGACGCAGGCGTTCAATCGCGGCGGGAAACCGGTGCGGTTGTTGGGGGTTGGGGTGCGGCTGGAGGATTTGCGCGGAGGGTTTGAGCAGATGGAGTTGTTTGAGCGTTAA
- the mprF gene encoding bifunctional lysylphosphatidylglycerol flippase/synthetase MprF, with amino-acid sequence MRANSSDPQDTVTAEHPIKPERLRLLDRLSKYRQPIGLAVTLLLFAIALIACRHLLAELDLDALHDSILDVPKPAMLGAFGATVVGFIILLGYEWSASRYAGVTLPPRTLALGGFTAFAIGNAIGLSLLSGGSVRYRLYARLGLGASEVAHMTLFASLSLGCALPPLAALATLSDLPAASQALGLSEGLLGSVAVTVLLLGAILAIGIYRRRLPDQPYPDNLLVRAGRRTLRLPGRRLTFLQLIITALDVAAAATVLYLLLPEAPPFGAFLLVYLLALAAGVLSHVPGGVGVFEAILLAAFADKLGAAPLAAALLLYRLIYVVLPLLVACVLLLINEGQRLFQTQTMRAASGLAAPILAVLVFLSGVVLLFSGATPEIDTRLEHIGFLIPHRLVDASHFGASLIGVLCLMLAQGLRRRLSAAWMLTTILLLVGALLSLLKGFDWEEATLMTLTAALLGVFRRSFYRPSRLTELPFSPLYLVASLCVLGASTWLLLFAYQDVPYSHQLWWQFTLDADAPRGLRSLLGAAVLLLVIALTWLLRTARPVIHLPTPDELDRAVKILMASSQPDGGLALTGDKALLFHPNDEAFLMYARRGRSLVALYDPIGPGQQRAEMIWQFRDLCDIHHARPVFYQVRAENLPYYMDIGLTAIKLGEEARVDLQRFDLEAKGKEMKDLRYTWNRGSRDGLSLEIHEPGQAPMDELRVISDAWLTGKNVREKGFSLGRFSDEYLKHFRIAVIRFEGRPVAFANLLETYSHDLASLDLMRAHPDAPKLTMEFMMVGLIQHYKSHGYARFSLGMVPLSGLQPRRGAPLTQRLGSMVFRRGEQLYNFQGLRRFKDKFQPDWEPRYMAVPAGLDPLVALADTAALIAGGLTGLVKR; translated from the coding sequence ATGCGCGCCAACTCGTCTGATCCACAAGACACCGTCACAGCGGAACATCCGATCAAGCCTGAGCGTCTGCGCTTGCTTGATCGGTTGAGCAAATACCGACAACCGATTGGTCTGGCGGTCACTTTGCTGTTGTTCGCCATTGCGCTGATTGCCTGTCGTCATCTGCTCGCCGAACTCGATCTCGATGCGTTGCATGACTCGATTCTCGACGTGCCGAAACCCGCCATGCTCGGCGCGTTCGGCGCTACTGTCGTCGGCTTCATTATTCTGCTGGGTTATGAATGGTCGGCCAGTCGCTATGCCGGCGTGACATTGCCTCCGCGTACGCTGGCCCTCGGCGGCTTCACCGCATTTGCGATCGGCAACGCCATCGGCCTGTCGCTGCTGTCCGGCGGTTCGGTGCGCTACCGTTTATATGCACGACTGGGGCTCGGGGCGTCAGAAGTCGCGCACATGACCCTGTTCGCCAGCCTGTCGCTGGGCTGCGCTTTGCCGCCGCTCGCCGCGCTGGCAACGCTGAGTGACCTGCCCGCCGCCTCTCAGGCACTGGGCCTGTCCGAGGGCTTGCTCGGCTCCGTTGCCGTCACTGTTCTGCTGCTCGGCGCGATCCTGGCCATCGGCATCTATCGCCGCCGCCTGCCGGATCAGCCTTATCCGGACAACCTGCTGGTCAGGGCCGGTCGCCGCACCCTGCGCCTGCCCGGTCGACGCCTGACCTTTCTGCAACTGATCATCACCGCCCTCGACGTTGCTGCTGCCGCGACCGTGCTTTATCTGTTGCTGCCGGAAGCGCCGCCGTTTGGTGCGTTCCTGCTCGTGTACCTGTTGGCCTTGGCCGCTGGCGTTCTCAGCCATGTGCCCGGCGGCGTTGGTGTGTTCGAAGCGATCCTGCTGGCCGCTTTCGCCGACAAGCTCGGTGCCGCGCCACTGGCCGCCGCCCTGCTGCTGTATCGCCTGATCTACGTGGTGTTGCCGCTGTTGGTGGCCTGTGTATTGCTGCTGATCAACGAAGGCCAACGCCTGTTCCAGACCCAGACCATGCGCGCCGCATCCGGTCTGGCGGCGCCGATTCTGGCGGTATTGGTTTTCCTCTCGGGTGTTGTCCTGCTGTTTTCCGGCGCCACTCCGGAGATCGACACACGTCTGGAACACATCGGTTTTCTGATCCCGCATCGTCTGGTCGACGCTTCGCACTTTGGCGCCAGCCTGATCGGCGTGCTCTGCCTGATGCTCGCGCAGGGCCTGCGTCGGCGCCTGTCGGCGGCGTGGATGCTGACCACCATTCTGTTGCTGGTCGGCGCCCTGCTCTCGCTGCTCAAGGGCTTCGACTGGGAAGAAGCAACGCTGATGACACTGACGGCTGCGCTGCTCGGTGTGTTCCGTCGCTCGTTCTATCGCCCGAGCCGTCTGACCGAACTGCCCTTCTCGCCGCTGTATCTGGTGGCCAGCCTCTGTGTGCTGGGCGCTTCGACGTGGCTGCTGCTGTTCGCCTATCAGGACGTTCCTTATAGCCATCAACTCTGGTGGCAGTTCACCCTTGATGCTGACGCGCCGCGTGGCCTGCGCTCGCTGCTCGGCGCTGCGGTGTTGTTGCTGGTGATCGCGCTGACCTGGCTGCTGCGCACCGCGCGCCCGGTCATTCACTTGCCGACGCCTGACGAGCTCGATCGCGCAGTGAAGATTCTGATGGCCTCGTCGCAACCCGACGGCGGCCTCGCACTGACCGGTGACAAGGCGTTGCTGTTTCACCCGAACGACGAAGCCTTTTTGATGTACGCGCGCCGTGGCCGCAGCCTGGTGGCACTGTACGACCCGATCGGCCCCGGCCAGCAACGCGCCGAGATGATCTGGCAGTTCCGTGACCTCTGCGATATCCACCACGCCCGCCCGGTGTTCTACCAGGTGCGCGCGGAGAACCTGCCGTACTACATGGACATCGGCCTGACTGCGATCAAGCTTGGCGAAGAAGCCCGGGTCGATCTGCAGCGCTTTGACCTGGAAGCCAAGGGCAAAGAGATGAAGGACCTGCGTTATACCTGGAACCGTGGCTCCCGCGACGGCCTGTCGCTGGAGATCCATGAGCCGGGCCAGGCGCCGATGGATGAGCTGAGAGTGATTTCCGATGCGTGGCTGACCGGCAAGAACGTGCGCGAGAAAGGTTTCTCGCTCGGTCGTTTCAGCGACGAGTACCTGAAGCATTTCCGTATTGCGGTGATTCGCTTCGAAGGCCGCCCGGTGGCGTTCGCCAACCTGCTCGAGACTTACAGCCACGACTTGGCCAGCCTCGACCTGATGCGCGCGCACCCGGACGCCCCCAAGCTGACCATGGAATTCATGATGGTCGGCCTGATTCAACACTATAAGAGTCACGGATACGCGCGCTTCAGCCTGGGCATGGTGCCGTTGTCGGGGTTGCAACCCCGGCGCGGTGCACCGCTGACCCAGCGTCTGGGCTCGATGGTTTTCCGCCGTGGTGAGCAGCTGTACAACTTCCAAGGCTTGCGCCGCTTCAAAGACAAATTCCAGCCTGACTGGGAACCCCGTTATATGGCCGTGCCCGCCGGACTCGATCCGCTGGTGGCGCTGGCCGACACTGCTGCCCTGATCGCGGGCGGCTTGACTGGATTGGTGAAACGCTGA
- a CDS encoding virulence factor family protein has translation MIQRSLKYILAALIVLAVIAGGGYWYLKRPAPEPTVEQLNPADGAAMTRVIPGTKAKAQVLIAVNDDQKLNEKQLTTLSRSASAQIVQVILPKDCLLQSRALQSGLRELNGPATLVSGIGPGAVLAWRWLSEQKDDKAQAISVDLALEKGGCTHLLPKSAAHGHWLVAWNDNPDDASAGFVRDQPNAETSISDYDINLPQVLNNELRKILVGGDKANGGLAIPVVEVPAGQAKDTVTLFLSGDGGWRDLDRDVAGEMAKIGYPVVGIDTLRYYWQHKSPEQSALDLTELMQHYRQKWGTKRFILTGYSFGADVLPAIYNRLPDTEQQRIDAIILLAFARTGSFEIEVEGWLGNAGKEAATGPEMAKLPPAKVICIYGEEETDESGCTDKTAVGEAVKLPGGHHFDENYPALAKRLVDLIEKRQSKDSVAEE, from the coding sequence ATGATTCAACGCTCCCTGAAGTACATCCTGGCCGCACTGATCGTGCTGGCCGTGATTGCCGGCGGCGGTTACTGGTACCTGAAACGCCCGGCACCGGAACCCACCGTCGAACAGCTCAACCCGGCCGATGGCGCGGCGATGACCCGCGTCATCCCCGGCACCAAGGCCAAGGCGCAGGTGCTGATCGCCGTCAATGACGATCAGAAGCTCAATGAAAAGCAACTGACCACCCTGAGCCGTAGCGCTTCGGCGCAAATCGTCCAGGTGATTCTGCCCAAGGACTGCCTGCTGCAAAGCCGCGCCCTGCAATCGGGTCTGCGTGAACTGAATGGCCCGGCCACCTTGGTCAGCGGCATCGGCCCAGGCGCTGTGCTGGCCTGGCGCTGGTTGTCGGAGCAGAAAGACGACAAGGCCCAGGCCATCTCCGTCGACCTCGCTCTGGAAAAAGGTGGTTGCACGCACCTGCTGCCAAAATCCGCCGCCCACGGCCACTGGCTAGTGGCGTGGAACGACAACCCGGATGACGCCAGCGCAGGTTTCGTACGCGATCAACCGAACGCCGAAACCAGCATCAGCGACTACGACATCAACCTGCCGCAAGTGCTCAACAACGAACTGCGCAAGATCCTCGTCGGCGGCGACAAGGCCAACGGCGGTCTGGCGATCCCGGTGGTTGAAGTGCCGGCCGGCCAGGCGAAAGACACCGTCACCCTGTTCCTCTCCGGTGACGGTGGCTGGCGCGACCTCGACCGCGACGTGGCCGGTGAAATGGCCAAGATCGGCTATCCGGTCGTCGGCATCGACACCCTGCGCTACTACTGGCAGCACAAGAGCCCGGAGCAAAGCGCACTGGACCTGACCGAACTGATGCAACACTACCGGCAGAAATGGGGCACCAAGCGCTTTATCCTCACCGGTTACTCGTTCGGTGCTGACGTGTTGCCGGCGATCTACAACCGCCTGCCGGACACCGAGCAGCAACGCATCGACGCCATCATCCTGCTGGCCTTCGCCCGCACCGGCAGCTTCGAAATCGAAGTCGAAGGCTGGTTGGGCAACGCCGGCAAAGAAGCCGCTACCGGGCCGGAAATGGCCAAACTGCCTCCGGCCAAGGTGATTTGCATCTACGGCGAAGAAGAGACGGATGAAAGTGGCTGCACTGACAAGACTGCAGTCGGTGAAGCCGTGAAACTCCCTGGCGGCCACCACTTCGACGAGAACTACCCGGCGCTGGCCAAGCGTTTGGTGGACTTGATCGAGAAACGTCAGAGCAAGGACTCGGTCGCCGAAGAGTGA